The proteins below are encoded in one region of Telopea speciosissima isolate NSW1024214 ecotype Mountain lineage chromosome 10, Tspe_v1, whole genome shotgun sequence:
- the LOC122644060 gene encoding protein LIM3-like, with protein sequence MKVGARKLVACLLFMVAMGSMVEHGMAQRCGSTFFSVLVKLIPCRPAVAPYSSIPPSEACCNSVKMLGQSCLCGLVNGPSITGVDRNMAMQLPEKCIANFEPCDLRV encoded by the exons ATGAAGGTTGGTGCTAGGAAGCTGGTGGCATGTTTGTTGTTCATGGTGGCTATGGGAAGCATGGTGGAGCATGGAATGGCCCAGAGATGTGGTAGCACATTCTTCTCAGTTCTTGTTAAGCTGATACCTTGTAGGCCTGCTGTTGCCCCATACAGCTCCATTCCACCTAGTGAGGCCTGCTGCAATTCTGTCAAGATGCTTGGACAGTCATGCCTGTGTGGTCTTGTAAACGGACCATCAATAACGGGTGTCGACCGCAACATGGCCATGCAGCTCCCAGAAAAATGCATTGCCAACTTTGAACCAt GCGATCTTCGGGTGTAG
- the LOC122642545 gene encoding IRK-interacting protein-like, translated as MAASTAQTFQNNNNGVSRQEIQAAIAKAVELRALHAALMQGSSPANLRLPGCVSPTISRPSSQFSAQDYPVFTPSYGEEPLPGYQQIRLENRTLSENWDAYRLEGEEDDDADPSDIKKETSSCIKGFSPGPFGRDPQICPSEDLKSVTSSCANHFAILQASPGTDFFKSSRRTGSEDFKTVTTCNECKPAVISSETDSGTKNTKNSNTVMPLTDSHLPAQPQSKQRGPMFSWLFPRLKKKHKNETSPNRSEAEEVPQIFKDLGIMSIESLKKELLEANENRDAALMEVAEMKSSLGQLKQKLEYLETYCEELKKTVKQTVQGRDTQVLERSGNLPKGGKSIDGNSESAMLVSHEFMIEGFLQIVSEARLSVKQFCKTLVNQIEETDNNLMEKLNLILQPYNLTLNSKYSKALLYHLEALINQSLYQDFENCVFQRNGSPKILDPNEDRQAQFSSFIALRNLSWNEVLRKGTKYYSEEFSRFCDQKMSSIISTLNWTRPWPEQLLQSFFVATKCIWLLHLLAFSFNPPLGILRVEANRNFDPIYMEDIFAEKQRHQTPARVKVMVMPGFYVQDRVLKCKVICKYKTVP; from the exons atggctgcttctactgctcaAACTTTTCAAAACAACAACAATGGAGTAAGCCGGCAAGAAATTCAAGCTGCCATTGCGAAAGCCGTCGAGCTGAGAGCTCTCCATGCTGCTTTGATGCAAGGGAGCAGCCCTGCAAATCTAAGATTGCCTGGCTGTGTCTCTCCTACCATTTCACGACCTTCTTCTCAATTCTCCGCTCAAGATTACCCTGTTTTCACTCCG AGTTATGGAGAAGAACCATTACCTGGGTATCAACAAATCCGATTAGAGAACCGAACACTGTCTGAAAACTGGGATGCTTACAGGCTAGAAGGGGAAGAAGACGATGATGCTGATCCCTCCGACATTAAAAAGGAAACTTCCTCATGCATAAAGGGGTTTAGTCCTGGTCCATTTGGTAGAGACCCCCAAATCTGTCCATCTGAAGATCTTAAATCTGTTACCAGTTCTTGTGCAAACCACTTTGCAATCCTTCAAGCATCACCCGGAACCGATTTCTTCAAGTCTAGCAGGAGAACTGGTTCGGAGGACTTCAAGACAGTGACGACTTGCAATGAATGCAAACCTGCGGTTATCAGTTCTGAAACCGATAGTGGAACCAAGAACACCAAGAATTCTAATACGGTGATGCCTTTAACAGATTCTCACTTACCAGCTCAGCCACAATCAAAACAAAGAGGACCCATGTTCTCATGGTTGTTTCCTCGGTTAAAGAAGAAGCACAAGAACGAAACCTCCCCAAACAGATCAGAAGCCGAAGAAGTTCCTCAGATTTTCAAGGACTTAGGGATAATGTCCATTGAATCCTTGAAGAAGGAACTACTTGAGGCCAATGAGAACAGAGATGCAGCTTTAATGGAGGTTGCAGAGATGAAATCTTCCTTGGGGCAGTTGAAACAGAAGCTGGAGTACTTAGAGACCTATTGTGAAGAGTTAAAGAAGACTGTCAAACAAACAGTGCAGGGAAGGGATACCCAAGTTCTCGAAAGGTCTGGTAATCTGCCGAAGGGAGGGAAATCGATTGATGGGAACAGTGAAAGCGCCATGCTTGTAAGCCATGAATTCATGATTGAGGGTTTCTTGCAGATAGTATCAGAAGCAAGATTGTCAGTAAAACAATTCTGCAAGACTCTTGTTAACCAGATTGAAGAAACTGATAACAATTTGATGGAGAAGCTAAATTTGATTCTTCAGCCATATAACTTGACTCTAAACTCCAAGTACTCAAAAGCACTACTGTATCATTTAGAAGCTCTCATAAACCAATCCCTCTACCAGGACTTTGAGAACTGTGTGTTCCAGAGGAATGGCTCACCAAAAATTTTGGACCCTAACGAAGATCGCCAAGCACAGTTCTCATCGTTTATTGCGCTGAGAAATTTGAGCTGGAATGAAGTACTGAGGAAGGGAACCAAGTATTACAGTGAAGAATTCAGTAGGTTCTGTGATCAGAAGATGAGTAGCATTATTTCTACACTGAATTGGACAAGACCATGGCCTGAACAGTTACTTCAATCTTTCTTTGTTGCTACAAAGTGCATCTGGTTGCTACATTTACTTGCATTCTCATTCAATCCGCCGCTTGGGATCTTAAGGGTTGAAGCGAACAGAAACTTTGATCCCATCTACATGGAGGATATTTTTGCAGAGAAACAAAGACACCAAACTCCTGCTCGTGTTAAGGTCATGGTGATGCCAGGATTTTATGTTCAGGATAGAGTACTCAAATGTAAGGTTATCTGTAAGTATAAAACTGTACCCTAA
- the LOC122644058 gene encoding uncharacterized protein LOC122644058 encodes MELPVIDLSPYLELSAKSGRSSANLENQSDPQLKDLCSEVSRILRETGALLVKDPRCSAADNDRFLDMMEKYFEKPGEFKRLQERPHLHYQVGVTPEGVEVPRSLVDEEMQQELKAMPKESQPATPVGPDPKWRYMWRVGPRPSNTRFKELNSEPVIPEGFLEWKETMDSWGYKMISAIETVAEMAAIGFELPSDAFSSLMNQGPHLLAPTGSDLQRYGQVGKVFAGYHYDLNFLTIHGRSRFPGLNIWLRNGQKVEVKVPVGCLLIQTGKQLEWLTAGECRAGMHEVVVTDRTMEAIRLAQQQNRSLWRVSSTLFAHIASDAVLKPLGHFADSPLAGQYPLICAGESVEKELAVINLKGKKE; translated from the exons ATGGAGCTTCCCGTCATCGATCTATCTCCATACTTGGAGCTCTCTGCTAAATCTGGCCGATCGTCGGCAAATCTAGAGAACCAATCCGATCCCCAATTGAAGGACTTATGCTCCGAGGTCAGTCGAATCCTGCGGGAAACTGGAGCTTTACTCGTTAAGGATCCCAGATGTTCTGCAGCCGACAACGATCGGTTCCTTGACATGATGGAGAAGTACTTCGAGAAGCCCGGCGAATTCAAGCGCCTCCAAGAACGCCCTCATCTGCATTACCAG GTTGGTGTAACCCCCGAAGGAGTGGAGGTTCCACGAAGTTTGGTAGATGAGGAAATGCAGCAAGAATTAAAAGCAATGCCTAAGGAATCTCAGCCAGCTACTCCTGTGGGACCTGACCCTAAATGGAGATACATGTGGAGAGTTGGCCCTCGGCCATCTAATACCCGTTTTAag GAACTTAATTCTGAACCTGTTATACCTGAAGGTTTTCTTGAATGGAAAGAAACCATGGATTCATGGGGCTACAAGATGATTTCTGCAATTGAG ACTGTTGCTGAAATGGCAGCAATTGGCTTTGAGCTGCCAAGTGATGCATTCTCCTCTCTTATGAACCAG GGACCTCATCTGCTTGCTCCTACAGGAAGTGACCTTCAACGTTATGGCCAAGTGGGAAAGGTGTTTGCTGGATATCACTATGACCTCAACTTTTTAACCATCCATGGCAGGAGCAGATTTCCTGGTCTCAACATTTGGTTAAGAAATGGGCAAAAAGTTGAAGTTAAGGTTCCTGTTGGGTGTCTACTCATCCAGACAGGAAAGCAG CTAGAATGGCTGACTGCAGGAGAGTGTAGAGCTGGCATGCATGAGGTTGTTGTGACTGACAGGACGATGGAGGCAATCAGACTAGCACAACAACAAAATAGGAGCCTGTGGAGAGTTTCTTCAACA TTGTTTGCACATATTGCATCTGATGCTGTGCTTAAGCCATTGGGCCACTTTGCTGATTCCCCACTAGCTGGACAGTATCCTCTCATATGTGCGGGCGAGTCTGTTGAGAAAGAGCTTGCGGTGATAAAtctgaaaggaaagaaagaataa